One Leishmania panamensis strain MHOM/PA/94/PSC-1 chromosome 24 sequence genomic region harbors:
- a CDS encoding hypothetical protein (TriTrypDB/GeneDB-style sysID: LpmP.24.1760): MDSDLSAEIARIEAELAQDAEMRQQQQQQQQAPQLQQQPPASLFGFGQTVSVQPQQQQQLFQVLPQQPQQQQSNPFNVNASPFMLTPPQPDYSHQQQQQQSMGCAGQAVAYPSTATPTAHSFSKDTDSRSIFIGNLPRGTDGTPATTPEELVQFFADCGSILNCTVLKDRATGELKGTAYIEFADHTAMGKAIDTKNNASFKGSTIIVCVSTSPRFLLHFSFANVLKPCRGLIRGGSACEQSVSV, from the coding sequence ATGGACAGCGACTTGTCGGCTGAGATCGCCCGCATCGAGGCAGAACTGGCGCAAGATGCAGAGatgcgccagcagcaacaacagcagcagcaggcaccgcagctgcagcagcagccccctgCCTCGCTGTTCGGCTTTGGCCAGACAGTTTCTGTCcagccacaacagcagcagcagctgttcCAGGTCCTCCCACAGCaaccacagcaacagcaatcCAACCCCTTCAACGTCAATGCCAGTCCCTTCATGCTAACACCACCGCAGCCTGATTACTcgcaccaacagcagcagcagcagtccatGGGATGCGCTGGACAGGCCGTCGCGTACCCCTCTACAGCAACACCAACCGCCCACAGCTTCTCCAAGGACACGGACAGCCGCTCGATCTTCATCGGCAACTTGCCAAGAGGCACTGACGGCACCCCGGCAACGACGCCGGAGGAGCTAGTGCAGTTCTTCGCCGACTGTGGCAGCATTCTCAACTGCACAGTGTTGAAGGACCGCGCGACAGGGGAGCTGAAGGGCACCGCCTACATCGAATTCGCTGACCACACGGCGATGGGCAAGGCCATTGACACGAAGAACAACGCCAGCTTTAAAGGCAGCACCATAATAGTATGTGTGAGTACTtcccctcgctttctcttgcACTTTTCTTTCGCTAATGTTTTGAAACCATGCCGTGGCCTCATACGAGGTGGGAGTGCGTGTGAACAGAGTGTGTCCGTCTGA
- a CDS encoding hypothetical protein (TriTrypDB/GeneDB-style sysID: LpmP.24.1770) has protein sequence MGLTQDQTQRVKTAFLSYAQGQPKVSDAMMDQLICGAIPGLSWEQLQAKKAVLKVGADGYSLGAFFAIVNSDPAYIAFIQQHFPPAPPEQKEPEVDALALKTAKGF, from the coding sequence atgggCCTCACCCAGGATCAAACGCAGCGCGTCAAGACAGCCTTCCTCAGCTACGCGCAAGGTCAACCGAAGGTGAGCGATGCTATGATGGACCAGCTCATCTGTGGCGCCATCCCTGGGCTTTCgtgggagcagctgcaggcgaagaaggcggtgcTCAAGGTAGGCGCGGACGGCTACAGCCTTGGTGCCTTCTTTGCCATTGTGAACTCCGACCCGGCGTATATCGCCTTTATCCAGCAGCACTTCCCGCCTGCTCCGCCAGAGCAGAAGGAGCCCGAGGTGGACGCACTGGCGCTGAAGACTGCCAAGGGTTTCTAA
- a CDS encoding short chain dehydrogenase/reductase, putative (TriTrypDB/GeneDB-style sysID: LpmP.24.1780) — protein MFRHVSMFEGEHVYHYGRHTFVIMCDSMAMCIIPAGCILGYVITHMPSLPVISFEVQCVFMASLFVLSRLLAAGRRNRCTKDLTGRHVVLTGGTSGIGKATAAQLAKMGADVTIIANDSPHAADALAYVRSHTKNSAEQQIHLQTLNLDDFIAVREYCKRMRQSNRSIDILVNAAGVLQAEHRTTRFGDDVQLAINFLGPYLLTEGLLSLVEAAHGRIVYVSCAAHVGVKGNVVTTYLSGRGVWSPRVANKFDGLEQYGFTKLGNIFHAQQLALRSYPQPEKSCISSRLTRQQQVIKTAGGNKQSASRRSGYAAAAAEAAVASQASGTEAAGDMAAVNIEPRFTCCACSPGGVVTNLYRSIPLGSTFKYLYYLYILVMRTAWEGSQTVVNCCVRDDFKNGGYYMNTRYQPAGLSKTACNVTEREQVMTWTQNKMKPYMKWD, from the coding sequence ATGTTCCGGCACGTCTCGATGTTCGAGGGAGAGCACGTCTATCACTACGGACGCCACACTTTCGTCATCATGTGTGACAGTATGGCCATGTGTATAATACCCGCAGGCTGCATCCTCGGCTACGTTATTACCCACATGCCCTCGTTGCCGGTGATCTCGTTTGAGGTGCAGTGTGTGTTCATGGCGAGCTTGTTCGTGCTGTCGCGCCTCCTGGCAGCAGGCAGGCGCAATCGCTGTACCAAGGACCTGACAGGTCGACATGTTGTCCTCACCGGTGGCACCAGCGGCATCGGCAAGGCCACCGCGGCACAGCTGGCAAAGATGGGGGCAGACGTGACGATCATTGCCAATGACTCACCGCACGCCGCGGACGCCCTCGCGTATGTGCGCAGTCACACCAAGAACAGCGCAGAACAGCAAATCCACCTGCAGACTCTGAATTTGGATGACTTCATCGCGGTGCGGGAGTACTGCAAGCGGATGCGGCAGAGCAATCGCTCCATCGACATACTAGTGAACGCGGCgggggtgctgcaggcggagCACAGGACGACCCGCTTTGGCGATGATGTGCAGCTGGCCATCAACTTCCTTGGCCCGTATCTACTCACCGAGGGTCTGCTCTCACTTGTGGAGGCGGCACACGGCCGCATTGTCTATGTTTCGTGCGCCGCGCACGTGGGCGTGAAGGGGAACGTCGTGACGACGTACCTCAGTGGACGTGGCGTGTGGTCGCCGCGAGTGGCAAACAAGTTCGATGGCTTGGAGCAGTACGGCTTCACGAAGCTCGGCAACATCTTCCACGCCCAGCAGCTTGCCCTCCGCTCCTACCCGCAGCCAGAGAAGAGCTGTATATCCTCGAGGCTGAcacgtcagcagcaggtcATCAAGACCGCTGGCGGAAACAAGCAGTCTGCGTCGCGCAGGTCCGGatacgccgccgctgctgctgaagccgctGTAGCCTCACAAGCCAGTGGCACCGAAGCTGCCGGCGACATGGCAGCCGTGAACATCGAGCCACGCTTcacgtgctgcgcctgctcacCGGGAGGGGTCGTCACGAACCTGTACCGCAGCATTCCACTCGGTAGCACCTTCAAGTATCTCTACTACCTCTACATCCTTGTCATGCGCACCGCATGGGAAGGGAGTCAGACGGTAGTTAACTGCTGCGTGCGGGACGACTTCAAGAATGGCGGGTACTACATGAACACGCGCTATCAGCCGGCCGGGCTCTCCAAGACAGCGTGCAACGTGACGGAGCGTGAGCAGGTGATGACGTGGACTCAGAATAAGATGAAGCCGTACATGAAGTGGGACTAG
- a CDS encoding short chain dehydrogenase/reductase, putative (TriTrypDB/GeneDB-style sysID: LpmP.24.1790) gives MSYLLLHSRRLWLPLVLYACYYSLSAYLNPVQAGLYATVSVVAQRLSVQGRRNKVHKDMTGYTCVVTGGTSGIGLYTAMQLLDMGAHVIIAAPSGQEKATRAFFQQQCRSTPVETASDASSPSSTSSLASPGCEPLAKRVTFIDMDYMDQLEVVAAAARIKALAHDRIDLLVNCAGVWKEEPTVTKQKIEEHIGVNFLGPFHLTEALLPSLRKSPHRCGRIVYVTCASHNGVSRGNVVRDRMMLLPKPNESQITARCYSASKLGNIYHAQSIANRRYECIPLNRQSDLHPVDVCCADPGFCFTSLQQANSDPFLGNSTIARTLRSLWIKDAYDGSQTVLNCCVRDTVENGGYYAECTLMPSGLSKRAQDPKSRDDVVHWAMAKTIAKYYTVRPE, from the coding sequence ATGAGCTACCTACTGCTGCACAGCCGTCGGCTTTGGTTGCCGCTAGTGCTCTACGCCTGCTACTACTCACTGTCGGCGTACCTCAATCCAGTGCAGGCGGGTCTGTACGCGACGGTTAGTGTCGTGGCACAGCGACTAAGTGTGCAGGGCCGCCGGAACAAGGTTCACAAGGACATGACCGGCTACACGTGCGTGGTGACAGGCGGCACAAGCGGCATCGGTCTCTACacggcgatgcagctgctggacatGGGAGCTCACGTGATAATCGCTGCGCCGTCGGGACAGGAAAAGGCGACAAGGGCCTTTTTTCAGCAACAATGCCGTTCAACTCCGGTTGAAACCGCATCAGAcgcgtcgtcgccatcgtccacctcttcccttgCTTCTCCTGGATGCGAGCCTCTCGCGAAGCGCGTCACCTTCATCGACATGGACTACATGGACCAGctagaggtggtggcggctgccgcgcgcATCAAGGCCCTTGCTCACGACCGCATCGACCTCCTCGTGAACTGCGCGGGTGTGTGGAAGGAGGAGCCCACCGTGACGAAGCAAAAGATCGAGGAGCACATCGGCGTCAACTTCCTCGGGCCGTTCCACTTaaccgaggcgctgctcccGTCCCTGCGCAAGTCGCCGCATCGGTGCGGTCGCATCGTGTATGTCACGTGCGCCTCGCACAACGGCGTGTCCAGGGGGAATGTGGTACGGGATCGcatgatgctgctgccgaagcCGAACGAATCGCAGATCACCGCGCGATGCTACAGCGCGTCGAAGCTCGGCAACATTTACCACGCCCAGTCAATTGCGAACCGCCGCTATGAATGCATCCCGCTGAACCGCCAGAGCGATCTGCACCCCGTCGATGTATGCTGCGCTGACCCGGGCTTCTGCTTCACctcactgcagcaggcgaACTCGGACCCATTCCTTGGCAACAGCACTATCGCTCGCACGCTGAGGTCTCTGTGGATAAAGGATGCGTACGATGGAAGCCAAACCGTCTTGAactgctgcgtgcgcgacACAGTCGAGAATGGCGGCTACTACGCCGAGTGCACGCTGATGCCAAGCGGACTCAGCAAGCGCGCGCAAGACCCAAAGAGCCGCGATGATGTAGTGCACTGGGCAATGGCAAAGACGATCGCCAAGTACTACACCGTACGGCCAGAGTAG
- a CDS encoding hypothetical protein (TriTrypDB/GeneDB-style sysID: LpmP.24.1800) translates to MRPTSLQCSGAAFRLTPVLLPTSSNSSGGGYRFFEDMYPKHDPAPRYSYYEDQMQSPTVRSLEPKKQMTEMEKLHHLHDWKKDKEGLTPPPEFGWPEEWGPEPGEEGHSEWYKKNRMYMSYEEKSRYDLRVGVPVEKNSMRHQEMPYQKRMKAAYVNLEEKNPQYFDPRQRKYWAEYSYEDQRDTMAKARDDYIKEWLDEPGVTKENVAKKIGDYNGTAKHQNVKSVQRRPEWELAPRPEYDDD, encoded by the coding sequence ATGCGACCCACATCACTTCAATGCTCAGGAGCTGCCTTCCGCTTGACCCCGGTACTTCTCCCAACCAGCAGtaacagcagcggcggtggctacCGTTTCTTCGAAGACATGTACCCCAAACATGACCCCGCCCCACGGTACAGCTACTACGAGGATCAGATGCAGAGCCCCACGGTAAGGTCTCTGGAGCCCAAGAAGCAAATGACAGAGATGGAAAAGCTGCATCATCTGCATGACTGGAAGAAGGACAAGGAGGGGCTCACCCCACCACCGGAGTTTGGCTGGCCGGAGGAGTGGGGCCCGGAgccgggggaggaggggcacaGTGAATGGTACAAGAAGAACCGCATGTACATGTCATATGAGGAGAAGTCACGCTATGACCTGCGTGTTGGGGTGCCGGTGGAGAAGAACTCGATGCGGCACCAGGAAATGCCGTATCAGAAGCGCATGAAGGCAGCCTACGTGAATTTGGAGGAGAAAAACCCACAGTACTTTGACCCACGCCAGCGCAAGTACTGGGCCGAGTACTCGTACGAGGATCAGCGCGACACGATGGCCAAGGCGCGCGATGACTACATCAAGGAATGGCTCGACGAGCCAGGGGTAACCAAGGAGAACGTGGCCAAGAAGATCGGCGACTACAACGGGACGGCAAAACACCAAAACGTAAAgtcggtgcagcggcggcccgAGTGGGAGTTGGCGCCGCGGCCCGAGTACGATGACGATTGA
- a CDS encoding lysophospholipase, putative (TriTrypDB/GeneDB-style sysID: LpmP.24.1810) encodes MTVPVEQLTNVQIKEELRTLYTITDFADCIENGDLQRKLQATRDSAPITHGLRYGTLLEIGNKNPTGIVTLIHGLGDSAYGWEDVGHELLRRLPHLLFLLPTAPSRSVTINGGMLMPAWYDIMDMSNSGLLSSRQDATSVRQSCDYVRSIAHVAAKKYGIAPHRVVYGGFSQGAAVSLCTGLTTHIAPAGIACMSGYLAACTDVLPRIVQKYVPITMFHGRQDPVVPISAAKETKEILEKDGGVAPINFLEYNMPHSTLPQEINDLVSFISRVLPVKF; translated from the coding sequence ATGACTGTGCCGGTCGAACAGCTCACGAATGTGCAGATTAAGGAGGAACTGCGCACCTTGTACACCATAACCGACTTCGCCGACTGCATCGAGAATGGCGATCTCCAGAGGAAGCTGCAGGCGACTCGGGATTCGGCCCCCATCACCCACGGGCTCCGCTACGGCACGCTACTGGAAATCGGCAATAAGAATCCAACCGGTATCGTCACCCTCATCCACGGCCTCGGCGACTCCGCGTACGGCTGGGAGGACGTCGGCCACGAGCTGTtgcgccgcctgccgcaTCTCCTCTTTTTGCTGCCCACCGCCCCATCACGGAGCGTCACTATCAATGGCGGCATGCTGATGCCCGCTTGGTACGACATCATGGACATGAGCAACAGTGGCCTGCTTAGCAGCCGGCAGGACGCCACCTCCGTCCGACAGTCCTGCGATTACGTGCGTAGCATCGCCCATGTGGCGGCCAAGAAGTACGGCATCGCACCCCACCGTGTCGTCTACGGCGGCTTCTCCCAGGGCGCGGCTGTCTCACTCTGCACTGGGCTGACGACTCACATCGCCCCGGCCGGCATTGCTTGTATGTCGGGCTACTTGGCGGCGTGCACAGATGTGCTGCCGCGCATCGTGCAGAAATATGTCCCCATTACCATGTTTCACGGCCGTCAAGACCCCGTTGTACCAATTTCGGCTGCGAAAGAGACGAAGGAGATCTTGGAGAAGGACGGTGGTGTCGCCCCGATCAACTTCCTGGAGTACAACATGCCGCACTCCACCCTGCCACAGGAGATCAACGACCTTGTCTCGTTCATATCCCGTGTGCTGCCGGTGAAGTTCTAA